In Caldicellulosiruptor morganii, the following proteins share a genomic window:
- the smpB gene encoding SsrA-binding protein SmpB, which translates to MSQKNQSKQDDIKVIATNRKAYHDYFIEETIEAGIELKGTEVKSVRLGHVNLKDSFARVEDGEVFLYNMHISPYEKGNIFNVDPMRDRRLLLHRHEINRLAGYVQQKGYTLIPLKIYIKRGKIKVELAVAKGKKLYDKREAIAKRDAELEIKKKMKEYLR; encoded by the coding sequence ATGTCCCAGAAAAATCAAAGCAAACAAGATGATATAAAAGTCATTGCAACAAACCGCAAAGCATATCATGATTACTTTATTGAAGAGACAATCGAAGCAGGAATTGAACTAAAAGGCACTGAAGTAAAGTCTGTGCGCCTTGGTCATGTAAATTTAAAAGATAGCTTTGCAAGGGTTGAAGACGGAGAAGTTTTTCTTTACAACATGCACATAAGCCCCTATGAAAAAGGCAACATCTTCAATGTTGATCCTATGAGAGATAGAAGACTTCTTTTGCACAGGCATGAGATAAACAGGCTTGCAGGTTATGTTCAGCAAAAGGGTTACACTTTAATCCCATTGAAGATTTACATCAAAAGAGGTAAAATAAAAGTAGAGCTTGCAGTTGCAAAAGGTAAAAAACTTTACGACAAGCGTGAGGCAATCGCAAAAAGAGACGCCGAACTTGAGATAAAAAAGAAGATGAAAGAATATCTAAGATAA